A region of Anopheles merus strain MAF chromosome 2R, AmerM5.1, whole genome shotgun sequence DNA encodes the following proteins:
- the LOC121589188 gene encoding uncharacterized protein LOC121589188 — MKVLVCLAVIVSVFGVALSAPLDGQPQTVAIEGGEKRQEKRGIGLAYTGLTGFGAYDTSLGLAGYPATAYVTPTVIKSTYTLPAAATYHTAAYDAAHSKFGYGGFYPASYGGFGTGGYGYGGFAAPAATYSKIVHPATSTYTKVIQTYPSAAVVAAGTPAVASYTGVGSLGGYVY, encoded by the exons ATGAAAGTGCTG GTGTGCCTTGCTGTGATCGTGTCCGTGTTTGGTGTTGCTCTTAGTGCTCCCCTAGACGGACAGCCACAGACAGTGGCGATTGAAGGTGGAGAAAAACGCCAGGAAAAGCGTGGTATTGGTCTCGCATACACCGGGCTAACCGGGTTTGGTGCGTACGATACGTCCCTTGGACTGGCCGGTTATCCTGCCACAGCTTACGTCACCCCGACCGTGATCAAATCAACCTACACTCTACCGGCGGCAG CTACGTACCATACGGCGGCCTACGATGCGGCACATAGCAAGTTCGGCTATGGTGGCTTCTATCCGGCCAGTTATGGAGGGTTCGGCACGGGAGGCTACGGATATGGCGGATTTGCGGCTCCGGCGGCCACCTACAGCAAAATCGTTCATCCCGCCACCAGCACGTACACGAAGGTCATCCAGACGTATCCGTCGGCAGCGGTTGTAGCCGCTGGTACACCTGCGGTCGCTAGCTACACCGGTGTGGGTAGCCTCGGAGGATACGTTTACTAA